The nucleotide sequence GCCACCGCCCGACGATCGCCCTGTGGGGCGTCGGATCGAAGATCTCGAAGCGGCTGGCGCTGCTGGGGATCGAGACGGTGGCGCAGCTCGCCGTCGCCGACCCGGATGCCCTGACCGCCGAGTTCGGCCCCAAGATGGGCCTGTGGTACCGCCAGCTCGGTCGCGGCGACGGCTCGAACGTCGTCGACGACACCCCCTGGGTCGCTCGTGGCCACAGCAAGGAGACGACGTTCCAGGTCGACATCGTCGAGCCCGCCGAGATCGAGGAGGCCACCCGCAGACTGCTGGGCGAGGTGCTCGACGAGGTCGCCGCCGACGACCGGCCGGTCGTCGGACTCGGGCTGAAGGTGCGCTACGCGCCATTCCTCACCAAGACGTTCACGAAGAAGATCCCGTCGACCTCCGACCGCGAGGTCGTGCTCGCCCGCACGATGGAGCTCGTCGCCAAGATCGAGCCCGGTCGGCCGATCCGCCTCCTCGGCGTGCGCGCCGAGATGGCGATGCCCGACGACGTCCGCGAGGGCCACACGCCGACCCGCAGCGGCTGGTGACGACGCGGCGGCCCCGGATCAGCGGATGTCGGCGAGCGCGCGGTGCACCGATGCGACGGCGCTGGATCCCTCGCCCACCGCTGCGGCGACGCGTTTCATCGAGCCGCGGCGCACGTCTCCCGCGGCGAAGATGCGGGGCACCGACGTCTCGAACGGCAGCGGCTCGCGGCCCATCCCCTGCCAGCGCTCCAGCGACTGCACCGACACGTCCGTGCCGGTGCGGAGGAACCCGTCGGCGTCGCGATCGAGCTCCGCGAGCCACGATGTCGCGGGCTCCGCGCCGATGAAGCAGAAGAGCCCGCGCGCCGTGACGTCGCCGATCGAGTCGATGCGGACGCTCTCCAGCGCCGACCTGCCACCGAGCGCCGTGACGCGGGACCGGGTGTGCACGTCGATCCGCGGGTCTTCGAGCAGCCGGTCCACGAGATACGACGACATGCGGCTGCCGAGGTCGGAGCCGCGGACCACGAGGTGCACGGGGCATCCGTTCGCGGCGAGGTACAGCGACGCCTGCCCGGCGGAATTGGCCCCGCCGACGACGACCACCGGCGACTCGAAGACCTGTCGCAGCTCGAGCGGAGTCGCGGCATAGTAGATCCCCGCACCCTCGAACTCGTTCCAGCGGTCGAGGTCGAGCGTGCGGTACGCCGCTCCCGAGGTGACGATCGCCGTGCGGGCGCGGATGACGCGTCCGTCGGTGAGCGTGACGTCGAGGTCGTTCCCCGCGGGGCGGAGGTCTGCGGCCTCACAGGGTGCGTAGACGCGCACCCCGAACTTGAGGGCCTGGAGCGACGCCTGGCCGATGAGGTCACCGCCGCTGACACCGAACGGGAAGCCCAGGAAGTTCTCGATCCGCGACGTCGCCGCCGCCTGCCCGCCGGGGGCCACAGCATCCAGCAGCACGGTGCTCAGACCCTCGGAGGCGCCGTAGATGGCGGCTGCGAGCCCTGCAGGGCCGCCGCCCACGACGACGAGGTCGACCACCTCGTCGGCGCGGCCCTGGTAGCTGAGCCCGAGCCGCTCGGCGACCATGCCGGGCGTCGCCCGCTTCATGGCCTCGCCCTGGATGAAGGCGACCGGCAGGTCGTCGAGACCGATTCCGTGCTCGCCGAGCGTCCAGAGGTCGCCCGGGGCGAGCTCGATCGCCGTGTGCACGAGATCGACCCGCTCCGCGAAGCGGCGCAGCGCCAGGAATTCGCGCGACGAGCGGGGTCCGACGAGCTTGAGGGTCAGCGCGGCGGGTCCGGTGCGGAGGATCTCGCGCCGCGCCCACAGCGCGTGCAGGATGATGTCGCACAGCTCGTCATCTTCCGCCATCAGCACGCGCAGCCGCGAACGACTGACACGCAGCATCCGTCCCGCTTTCGTCGCCCGTGCCGACAGGAACGCCCCCTGCCCGTTGAGGAGCCCGAGCTCGCCGACGAAGCTGCGCGGCCCCATCGTGCCGACGTGGGTCTCGCCCACCCAGCCGAACGCGACGCGGACGATCTCGATCTCGCCGCTGTCGACCAGGATGAGGTCGTAGTCGAGGTCGCCGGCCTGGAACAGATACTCGCCCTGCGCGACGTCGTGCGGCTCACCGAACGACAGCAGGCGCTCCCACTGGGCGTCGGTGAGTGCGGGCTTCATCATTCGCTCGAACTCGCGCTGCTTCATCTTCGCGGTGCCCATCGCACGTCCCTTTCTCAGCGGTGGATCAGTTCGCGCCAGTCGGCCGGAACCCGGCCCTCCGGCCCCGGCGACGGCTGCGTGTCGGGACGCGATTCGGGCGGCGAGAGCCGGGGTCCGTCGACGTAGCCCTCGGCGACGTAGTCCCAGAACCAGTCCTCGCCCGGCTCGAAGCTGCGGACGTACCGGTGGCCCGTCGCCCGGAAATGCGCGGTCGCGTGCTGTGCGGGCGAGGTGTCGCAGCACCGCACATCCCCGCACACCGCGCACCGCCGCAGATGCACCCACCACCCGCCGGCGGCGTCGCAGTCGGCGCAGCCTTCGCCAGAGGGCGGCACGGTGGTGTCGATCTCACTCAGGCTCATGCACCTGCCTCTCATCG is from Microbacterium sp. LWH3-1.2 and encodes:
- a CDS encoding DNA polymerase IV, whose protein sequence is MRETREVRRWVLHVDLDQFIAAVEILRNPVLAGKPVVVGGRGDPTERAVVSTASYEAREFGVGSGMPLRIAARKIPDAVILPVDAPLYLAASEQVMATLRSQPGAVVQVLGWDEAFVGVETDDPEGYARRLQQDVLDRTRLHCSVGIGDNLVRAKNATDFGKPRGTFHLTADNWLDVMGHRPTIALWGVGSKISKRLALLGIETVAQLAVADPDALTAEFGPKMGLWYRQLGRGDGSNVVDDTPWVARGHSKETTFQVDIVEPAEIEEATRRLLGEVLDEVAADDRPVVGLGLKVRYAPFLTKTFTKKIPSTSDREVVLARTMELVAKIEPGRPIRLLGVRAEMAMPDDVREGHTPTRSGW
- a CDS encoding FAD-dependent oxidoreductase, with protein sequence MGTAKMKQREFERMMKPALTDAQWERLLSFGEPHDVAQGEYLFQAGDLDYDLILVDSGEIEIVRVAFGWVGETHVGTMGPRSFVGELGLLNGQGAFLSARATKAGRMLRVSRSRLRVLMAEDDELCDIILHALWARREILRTGPAALTLKLVGPRSSREFLALRRFAERVDLVHTAIELAPGDLWTLGEHGIGLDDLPVAFIQGEAMKRATPGMVAERLGLSYQGRADEVVDLVVVGGGPAGLAAAIYGASEGLSTVLLDAVAPGGQAAATSRIENFLGFPFGVSGGDLIGQASLQALKFGVRVYAPCEAADLRPAGNDLDVTLTDGRVIRARTAIVTSGAAYRTLDLDRWNEFEGAGIYYAATPLELRQVFESPVVVVGGANSAGQASLYLAANGCPVHLVVRGSDLGSRMSSYLVDRLLEDPRIDVHTRSRVTALGGRSALESVRIDSIGDVTARGLFCFIGAEPATSWLAELDRDADGFLRTGTDVSVQSLERWQGMGREPLPFETSVPRIFAAGDVRRGSMKRVAAAVGEGSSAVASVHRALADIR
- a CDS encoding UBP-type zinc finger domain-containing protein, with product MSLSEIDTTVPPSGEGCADCDAAGGWWVHLRRCAVCGDVRCCDTSPAQHATAHFRATGHRYVRSFEPGEDWFWDYVAEGYVDGPRLSPPESRPDTQPSPGPEGRVPADWRELIHR